In Streptomyces sp. NBC_00569, a single genomic region encodes these proteins:
- a CDS encoding sigma factor, whose translation MDENASLTERFEKDRTRLRAVAYRMLGSVTEADDAVQETWLRLSRTADAHSHDAEGEERGDGDAPAGIENLTGWLTTVVSRVCLNMLRARENRREDPLDAYVPDPDAAPEGGRDPEEEALLADSVGVALLVVLDTLTPAERLAFVLHDMFAVPFDEIGPLIERAPAATRQLASRARRRVRGVAPAPGADLPRRRQVVEAFLAATRGGNFDALVSLLHPDVVLRADRTVVPTPEPVVVRGAATVARGAMAATGRALFTGPALIDGTAGLVMAPGGRLFLVLVFTVTGDLITGIDVIAEPERLRHLDITVLDGDPGGPHGE comes from the coding sequence ATGGACGAGAACGCATCGCTGACCGAGCGTTTCGAGAAGGACCGGACCCGGCTGCGCGCGGTGGCCTACCGGATGCTCGGCTCGGTGACCGAGGCGGACGACGCGGTGCAGGAGACCTGGCTGCGCCTCAGCCGCACGGCCGACGCGCACTCGCATGACGCGGAGGGGGAGGAGAGGGGAGACGGGGACGCGCCCGCCGGCATAGAGAACCTCACCGGCTGGCTGACCACGGTCGTGTCGCGTGTGTGCCTCAACATGCTGCGCGCCCGCGAGAACCGCCGCGAGGACCCTCTCGACGCGTACGTCCCCGATCCGGACGCCGCCCCGGAGGGCGGGCGTGACCCCGAGGAGGAGGCGCTGCTCGCCGATTCGGTCGGCGTCGCCCTCCTCGTGGTACTCGACACCCTGACCCCCGCCGAGCGGCTCGCCTTCGTGCTGCACGACATGTTCGCCGTGCCGTTCGACGAGATCGGGCCGCTGATCGAGCGGGCCCCGGCCGCGACCAGGCAGCTCGCCAGCCGCGCCCGCCGCCGGGTCAGGGGCGTCGCCCCGGCGCCCGGCGCCGATCTGCCGCGCAGGCGCCAGGTCGTCGAGGCGTTCCTGGCCGCCACGCGCGGCGGGAACTTCGACGCGCTGGTCTCCCTGCTCCACCCGGACGTGGTGCTCCGCGCGGACCGCACGGTCGTCCCGACCCCCGAGCCCGTCGTGGTCCGCGGCGCCGCCACGGTGGCCCGCGGCGCGATGGCCGCCACGGGCCGCGCCCTGTTCACCGGTCCCGCGCTGATCGACGGCACGGCCGGCCTCGTGATGGCACCCGGCGGCCGCCTGTTCCTGGTGCTGGTCTTCACGGTCACCGGCGACCTGATCACGGGCATCGACGTGATCGCGGAACCGGAGCGCCTGCGTCACCTGGACATCACCGTTCTCGACGGTGATCCGGGCGGTCCGCACGGGGAATAG
- a CDS encoding helix-turn-helix transcriptional regulator, producing MTLDDLVRLRRARDMMDRDYAQPLDVPALARAAHMSPGHFSRSFRAAFGETPYSYLMTRRVERAKALLRRGDLSVTEVCFEVGCTSLGSFSSRFTELVGETPSAYRARSHEPGAVIPACVSKILTRPVRKGPAGGGHVLDAQVLDGEPETGPRA from the coding sequence GTGACGCTCGATGACCTCGTAAGGCTGCGCCGGGCCCGGGACATGATGGACCGCGACTACGCGCAGCCCCTCGACGTCCCGGCCCTGGCGCGTGCCGCGCACATGTCGCCCGGGCACTTCTCCCGCAGCTTCCGGGCGGCCTTCGGCGAAACCCCGTACAGCTATCTGATGACCCGCCGTGTCGAGCGGGCCAAGGCGCTGCTGCGGCGGGGCGATCTGAGCGTGACGGAGGTCTGCTTCGAGGTCGGCTGTACGTCGCTGGGGTCGTTCAGCTCGCGTTTCACCGAGCTGGTCGGCGAGACCCCGAGCGCGTACCGGGCCCGCAGTCACGAGCCGGGCGCGGTCATACCCGCGTGCGTGTCCAAGATCCTCACCCGCCCCGTCCGCAAAGGACCGGCCGGGGGCGGGCACGTCCTCGACGCCCAAGTCCTCGACGGAGAACCGGAAACGGGCCCTCGCGCGTAG
- a CDS encoding helix-turn-helix domain-containing protein produces MASLNVGNLGEYLREQRRSAQLSLRQLADAAGVSNPYLSQIERGLRKPSAEVLQQVAKALRISAETLYVRAGILDAEREREEVETRAVILADPSLNGRQKQVLLQIYESFRKENGTEVQHDSHEHPADGPRTAGSSGAEPSS; encoded by the coding sequence ATGGCATCGCTCAACGTCGGCAATCTCGGTGAGTACCTGCGCGAGCAGCGCCGCAGTGCGCAGCTCTCGCTCAGGCAGCTCGCCGATGCCGCCGGGGTGTCCAATCCGTATCTGAGCCAGATCGAGCGCGGTCTTCGCAAGCCGAGCGCGGAGGTCCTCCAGCAGGTGGCCAAGGCCCTGCGGATCTCCGCGGAGACGCTGTACGTGCGAGCCGGGATTCTCGATGCGGAGCGGGAGCGGGAAGAGGTGGAGACGCGCGCCGTCATCCTCGCCGACCCCTCGCTCAACGGGCGCCAGAAACAAGTGCTGTTGCAGATCTACGAGTCCTTCAGGAAAGAGAACGGGACCGAGGTGCAGCACGACAGTCACGAACACCCCGCCGACGGCCCCCGCACGGCCGGGAGCAGCGGTGCCGAACCCTCAAGCTGA
- a CDS encoding DUF2516 family protein translates to MLMSAFGGLMWLLYTAMLVLAVVALVMAAFSREDAFRAADKQNKMFWLIILGIAVAVNLLVPMLFLQLAGLVATIVFFVDVRPALQQVSGGGRGRRGGGSSSDGPYGPYNGGR, encoded by the coding sequence GTGCTGATGTCGGCTTTCGGCGGCTTGATGTGGCTGCTCTACACCGCCATGCTCGTGCTCGCGGTGGTTGCTCTGGTGATGGCCGCGTTCTCGCGCGAGGACGCGTTCCGCGCCGCGGACAAGCAGAACAAGATGTTCTGGCTGATCATCCTCGGCATCGCGGTCGCGGTGAATCTGCTCGTCCCGATGCTGTTCCTCCAGCTCGCGGGGCTCGTCGCGACGATCGTCTTCTTCGTGGACGTGCGGCCCGCGCTCCAGCAGGTGTCGGGCGGCGGCCGGGGCCGCCGTGGCGGCGGCTCCAGCAGTGACGGTCCGTACGGGCCGTACAACGGCGGGCGCTGA
- a CDS encoding PP2C family protein-serine/threonine phosphatase: MPVPVPRQRAIPAVEGGQAPTVPTPPVTLPRQPTASGAQSGGGGPLTLLVIEDDPTASLGVPELTDSAGKPIRVRTARNLTEAERLLTDDVHCILLDLALPAPGAATDADELETLRHVLRLAPRHAVLALTASGDAERGAEAVRVGAQDYLFRDELDGRLLGRAVRYAVERRRADVAQRKLAESRLRAQENARLERGLLPTPLLDGSPLRFAARYRPGRSRALLGGDFYDAVRTPDGTVHAMIGDVCGHGPDEAALGVELRIAWRALTFAGLCGDELLSTLQQVLEHERADDEIFATLCTVDISADGRRAGLCLAGHPSPLIARPGRRAELLPYEDNGPALGLLPRARWPRRQVELGPTWSLMLYTDGLIEGRVGGGKQRLGQDGMVDMVRRKVAEGLRGEELIDATVNEARDLNGGDLTDDVAVVLLDRGN; encoded by the coding sequence ATGCCCGTACCCGTACCGCGGCAGAGAGCTATCCCGGCCGTGGAAGGTGGTCAGGCTCCGACAGTGCCGACGCCGCCCGTCACGCTGCCCCGGCAGCCCACGGCCTCCGGCGCCCAGAGCGGCGGAGGTGGCCCTCTGACGCTCCTCGTCATCGAGGACGACCCCACCGCCTCCCTCGGCGTGCCCGAACTGACCGACTCGGCGGGCAAGCCGATCCGCGTCCGTACCGCCCGCAACCTCACCGAGGCCGAGCGACTCCTCACCGACGACGTCCACTGCATCCTGCTCGACCTCGCCCTGCCCGCGCCCGGCGCGGCCACGGACGCCGACGAGCTGGAGACGCTCCGGCACGTCCTGCGCCTCGCGCCGCGGCACGCCGTCCTCGCTCTCACCGCGTCCGGCGACGCGGAGCGCGGCGCCGAGGCCGTGCGCGTCGGTGCCCAGGACTATCTGTTCCGCGACGAGCTGGACGGCCGCCTGCTGGGCCGTGCGGTGCGCTACGCCGTCGAGCGCAGGCGCGCCGACGTCGCCCAGCGCAAGCTCGCCGAGTCCCGGCTGCGCGCCCAGGAGAACGCCCGCCTGGAGCGCGGCCTGCTCCCGACGCCGCTCCTGGACGGCTCCCCGCTGCGTTTCGCGGCCCGCTACCGCCCGGGCCGCTCCCGCGCGCTGCTCGGCGGTGACTTCTACGACGCCGTCCGCACGCCCGACGGCACGGTGCACGCCATGATCGGCGACGTCTGCGGGCACGGCCCCGACGAGGCGGCGCTCGGTGTCGAACTGCGCATCGCCTGGCGGGCGTTGACGTTCGCCGGCCTGTGCGGCGACGAGCTGCTCTCCACGCTCCAGCAGGTCCTCGAACATGAGCGGGCGGACGACGAGATCTTCGCGACGCTGTGCACGGTCGACATCTCCGCCGACGGCCGCCGCGCGGGCCTGTGCCTCGCGGGCCACCCGTCGCCGCTGATTGCGCGCCCGGGGCGGCGCGCCGAGCTGCTCCCGTACGAGGACAACGGCCCGGCGCTCGGTCTGCTGCCGCGCGCCCGCTGGCCGCGCCGTCAGGTCGAGCTCGGCCCGACGTGGAGCCTGATGCTCTACACGGACGGCCTGATCGAGGGACGGGTCGGCGGCGGCAAGCAGCGCCTGGGCCAGGACGGCATGGTGGACATGGTGCGCCGCAAGGTCGCTGAGGGACTGCGCGGCGAGGAACTCATCGACGCGACGGTGAACGAGGCCCGCGACCTCAACGGCGGCGACCTCACGGACGACGTGGCAGTCGTCCTCCTGGACCGGGGGAACTAG
- a CDS encoding C40 family peptidase — protein sequence MAAVALVSALTVLTAPGAAYASPARPAPPSTSDRGADLEQVRARLDGLYHDAAVATEAYNAAEEKAEKQSGQIVQLAKDIVAGQKKLDRLKSRAGAAARQQYRDGGMPPEAQLMLSDDPSRFLDGADRMRQGQHATKGLLGEMARTQEDLQTYAQDATRNWKKLEAGRKEKARAKKKIKSKIAAAEKLESQLEKEERERLKKLEQQAEYKRQTAWLGSGVLKDIKGSASAQGKKAVAFATGQLGKPYVWGAEGPGSYDCSGLTSRAWSAAGRPIPRTSQEQWKQLKHIDIKDMRPGDLIIYFGDASHVGMYIGDGAIVHAPRPGRNVTVAGAGSMAILGVVRPDA from the coding sequence ATGGCGGCCGTGGCACTGGTCAGCGCGTTGACCGTACTGACGGCGCCAGGCGCCGCGTACGCGAGTCCCGCGCGGCCCGCGCCGCCGTCAACGTCCGACAGAGGCGCGGACCTTGAGCAGGTGCGCGCCCGGCTCGACGGGCTCTACCACGACGCGGCCGTCGCCACGGAGGCGTACAACGCGGCCGAGGAGAAGGCCGAGAAGCAGTCGGGACAGATCGTCCAGTTGGCCAAGGACATCGTCGCCGGCCAGAAGAAGCTGGACCGGCTGAAGTCCCGCGCGGGCGCCGCGGCCCGCCAGCAGTACCGCGACGGCGGTATGCCGCCGGAGGCGCAGCTGATGCTCTCGGACGACCCGTCGCGGTTCCTGGACGGCGCGGACCGGATGCGGCAGGGGCAGCACGCCACCAAGGGGCTCCTGGGCGAGATGGCCCGGACGCAGGAGGACCTGCAGACGTACGCCCAGGACGCCACGCGGAACTGGAAGAAGCTCGAGGCCGGCCGCAAGGAGAAGGCCCGGGCGAAGAAGAAGATCAAGAGCAAGATCGCGGCCGCCGAGAAGCTCGAGTCGCAGCTCGAGAAAGAGGAGCGGGAGCGGCTGAAGAAGCTGGAGCAGCAGGCCGAGTACAAGCGGCAGACGGCCTGGCTCGGCTCGGGGGTCCTGAAGGACATCAAGGGCAGCGCGTCGGCGCAGGGCAAGAAGGCGGTCGCGTTCGCCACCGGCCAGCTCGGCAAGCCCTACGTGTGGGGCGCCGAGGGCCCCGGCTCCTACGACTGCTCGGGCCTGACCTCGCGGGCGTGGTCGGCGGCCGGACGGCCGATCCCGCGGACCTCGCAGGAGCAGTGGAAGCAGCTCAAGCACATCGACATCAAGGACATGCGCCCCGGCGACCTGATCATCTACTTCGGCGACGCCAGCCACGTCGGGATGTACATAGGGGACGGCGCCATCGTGCACGCGCCGCGCCCCGGGCGGAACGTCACGGTCGCGGGCGCGGGCTCGATGGCGATCCTCGGGGTCGTCCGCCCCGACGCGTAA
- a CDS encoding class I SAM-dependent methyltransferase: protein MSPRPPSRPVGTVTRGTTNPNRLRRMDRWIAATHGAALRRADHPVAVDLGYGAAPWTAVELLHRLRTVAPRARVVGIEIEPARVAAALPYEQDGLTFRHGGFEVPLPHDPLLIRAANVLRQYDEDQVADVWRRLTARLAPGGLLVEGTCDEIGRRHVWVALGPEGPRTVTFATRLGSLDRPSDLAERLPKALIHRNVPGEPVHAFLRDFDRAWAAAAPYASYGARQRWIRTARALSADWPVLDRPARWRQGEVTVAWGALAPLR, encoded by the coding sequence ATGAGCCCGCGCCCCCCGTCCCGCCCCGTGGGAACGGTCACACGCGGGACCACCAACCCCAATCGACTGCGCCGCATGGACCGCTGGATCGCGGCCACGCACGGTGCCGCCCTGCGCCGCGCCGACCACCCTGTCGCCGTCGACCTCGGCTACGGAGCCGCGCCCTGGACCGCGGTCGAGCTGCTGCACCGACTGCGCACCGTGGCGCCACGCGCGCGCGTGGTGGGCATCGAGATCGAGCCGGCGCGGGTCGCCGCCGCCCTCCCCTATGAACAGGACGGCCTCACCTTCCGCCACGGCGGCTTCGAGGTGCCCCTCCCCCACGACCCGCTCCTGATCAGGGCCGCGAACGTGCTGCGCCAGTACGACGAGGACCAGGTCGCCGACGTATGGCGGCGGCTGACCGCCCGGCTCGCGCCCGGCGGGCTCCTGGTCGAGGGGACCTGCGACGAGATCGGCCGCCGCCACGTGTGGGTGGCGCTCGGACCCGAGGGCCCCCGCACGGTCACCTTCGCGACCCGCCTCGGCTCCCTCGACCGCCCGTCCGACCTCGCCGAGCGCCTCCCCAAGGCGCTCATCCACCGCAACGTGCCGGGCGAGCCGGTCCACGCGTTCCTGCGCGACTTCGACCGCGCCTGGGCGGCGGCCGCCCCCTACGCCTCGTACGGGGCGCGGCAGCGGTGGATCCGGACGGCACGGGCGCTGAGCGCGGACTGGCCGGTGCTCGACCGGCCCGCGCGCTGGCGGCAGGGAGAAGTGACGGTCGCCTGGGGGGCGTTGGCTCCCCTTCGCTGA
- the mshA gene encoding D-inositol-3-phosphate glycosyltransferase, which produces MSQYVSRLRRSGTSSPRLRFPGAHRRPRRVAMLSVHTSPLHQPGTGDAGGMNVYIVELAKRLAAINIEVEIFTRATTGALPPSVELAPGVLVRHVDAGPYEGLAKEELPAQLCAFTHGVMQAWAGHRPGYYDLVHSHYWLSGHVGWLAAERWGVPLVHAMHTMAKVKNAALAEGDSPEPAARVIGETQIVRAADRLIANTAEEADELVRHYEADAAKVAVVHPGVNLDRFRPADGRAAARHRLGLPQDALIPVFAGRIQPLKAPDILLRAVAVLLDERPELRSRMVVPVVGGPSGSGLAKPEGLQKLAAKLGIADVVRFRPPVGQDQLADWFRAASVLVMPSYSESFGLVAIEAQAAGTPVIAAAVGGLPVAVRDETTGFLVPGHDPALYARRLGEFADRPQLVDSMGAAAAAHAQGFGWDTAASATADVYTAATYEHRHPRHVPSLHG; this is translated from the coding sequence GTGAGCCAGTACGTGTCCAGGCTCCGCCGTTCCGGGACCTCGTCCCCGCGGCTCAGGTTCCCCGGCGCGCACCGCAGACCGCGTCGCGTGGCCATGCTCAGCGTGCACACGTCACCGCTCCACCAGCCCGGCACGGGCGACGCGGGCGGCATGAACGTCTACATCGTCGAGCTCGCCAAGCGCCTCGCCGCGATCAACATCGAGGTCGAGATCTTCACGCGCGCCACGACCGGCGCGCTGCCCCCCTCCGTCGAGCTGGCGCCCGGCGTCCTGGTCCGGCACGTGGACGCGGGCCCGTACGAGGGTCTCGCCAAGGAGGAGCTGCCGGCCCAGCTGTGCGCCTTCACGCACGGCGTGATGCAGGCATGGGCGGGCCACCGGCCGGGCTACTACGACCTCGTCCACTCGCACTACTGGCTCTCCGGTCACGTCGGCTGGCTGGCCGCCGAGCGCTGGGGTGTCCCCCTCGTGCACGCCATGCACACCATGGCCAAGGTCAAGAACGCCGCGCTCGCCGAGGGGGACAGCCCCGAGCCCGCCGCGCGCGTCATCGGCGAGACCCAGATCGTCCGCGCCGCCGACCGCCTCATCGCGAACACCGCGGAGGAGGCCGACGAGCTCGTACGCCACTACGAGGCGGACGCCGCCAAGGTCGCCGTCGTCCACCCCGGCGTGAACCTGGACCGCTTCCGTCCCGCCGACGGCCGCGCCGCCGCCCGGCACCGCCTCGGCCTGCCCCAGGACGCCCTCATTCCGGTCTTCGCGGGCCGTATCCAGCCCCTCAAGGCGCCGGACATCCTGCTCAGGGCCGTCGCCGTCCTCCTCGACGAGCGGCCCGAGCTGCGCTCGCGGATGGTCGTGCCCGTGGTGGGCGGCCCCAGCGGCAGCGGTCTGGCCAAGCCGGAGGGGCTGCAGAAGCTCGCCGCCAAGCTCGGCATCGCGGACGTCGTCCGCTTCCGCCCGCCGGTCGGGCAGGACCAGCTCGCGGACTGGTTCCGCGCTGCCTCCGTCCTCGTGATGCCGTCGTACAGCGAGTCCTTCGGGCTCGTCGCCATAGAGGCGCAGGCGGCCGGTACGCCGGTGATCGCGGCCGCGGTCGGCGGTCTGCCCGTCGCCGTGCGCGACGAGACGACCGGCTTCCTGGTCCCGGGCCACGACCCGGCGCTGTACGCACGCCGGCTGGGCGAGTTCGCCGACCGTCCACAGCTTGTGGACAGCATGGGCGCCGCCGCCGCGGCGCACGCGCAGGGCTTCGGCTGGGACACCGCGGCCTCCGCGACGGCCGATGTGTACACGGCGGCCACCTACGAGCACCGCCACCCCCGTCACGTACCCTCGCTGCATGGCTGA
- a CDS encoding YbjN domain-containing protein, with protein sequence MAGAAAVIEQVLTEAELEWESPEPGSSYVVKLPGTRKLSTTLSLLVGKHSLSLNAFVIRHPDENEQGVHRWLLERNLRLYGVSYAVDQLGDVYLTGKLPLAAVTPDEVDRLLGSVLEAADGAFNTLLELGFASAIRREYAWRVSRGESTRNLDAFTNLTQRPAK encoded by the coding sequence ATGGCCGGCGCGGCGGCGGTCATCGAGCAGGTCCTCACCGAGGCCGAGCTCGAGTGGGAGAGCCCCGAGCCCGGCTCGTCGTACGTCGTGAAGCTGCCCGGGACGCGCAAGCTGTCGACGACGCTCTCGCTGCTCGTCGGCAAGCACTCGCTCTCGCTGAACGCGTTCGTGATCCGGCACCCGGACGAGAACGAGCAGGGCGTCCACCGCTGGCTCCTGGAACGCAACCTCCGTCTCTACGGCGTGAGTTACGCGGTCGACCAGCTCGGAGACGTCTACCTCACCGGCAAGCTGCCCCTCGCGGCCGTCACCCCGGACGAGGTCGACCGCCTCCTCGGCTCGGTCCTGGAGGCCGCTGACGGCGCGTTCAACACGCTCCTGGAGCTCGGTTTCGCGAGCGCGATCCGCCGCGAGTACGCCTGGCGGGTGTCGCGCGGGGAGTCCACGCGCAACCTCGACGCGTTCACGAATCTGACCCAGCGCCCCGCCAAGTAG
- a CDS encoding glycoside hydrolase family 55 protein yields the protein MENLSRRGLLGSAIAVAAVTVTGTGARAATAQPGEVPPIWREFTRTPYTHPQIPYVGRAGYRAGRQGFARPRVVADVVRDYGARPDGSADAAPAINRALADAGRAGGGTVHLPPGTYRIDDLIRIGHSGVVLRGAGSTRTKLYATRSLTELIGVYGSRYGGDKSSWSWAGGLIWLCPEDRFRTLTDAIRAKAWPFEGWTGNKRDEWDTLTAVGPATRGSWSVTVADASRLSRGDLVLLRLADDPGHTLLEHMAGGGPGPEAYYWDDKTKLTSYVPYEWPVRIASVHGRRVTFERPLPLDIRPEWDPRLTTHIGALTGSGVEALTLEAVETPQSQHLLDKGYNGVAFQCAYDCWADDVTVRHVDNGFGLVAASACTLRRTRVAGRGSHHPYFCREGSHDNLVESFTIEQRTVPAPAGTQLHGINVEGLSSYNVWSRGEMEMGTFDSHRGMPFANVRTDITVNNNGRHGGDASAGPLFGARFTHWNIRVTNQRAGLMRLDGLAPYSATVAVNTVREFDQTDVPDFTGDLHARLELYGDGVSDTVRPRNLYDAQRSSVGR from the coding sequence GTGGAGAACCTCAGTCGACGCGGGTTGTTGGGCAGCGCGATAGCGGTGGCGGCCGTGACGGTGACGGGAACCGGCGCGCGGGCCGCCACGGCACAGCCCGGTGAAGTCCCGCCCATCTGGCGCGAGTTCACCCGCACCCCCTACACGCACCCGCAGATCCCGTACGTCGGACGGGCCGGGTACCGCGCGGGCCGGCAGGGCTTCGCCCGCCCCCGCGTCGTCGCCGACGTCGTACGCGACTACGGCGCGCGCCCCGACGGCTCGGCCGACGCCGCCCCCGCGATCAACCGTGCCCTCGCCGACGCCGGACGGGCCGGCGGGGGCACGGTCCACCTGCCCCCGGGCACGTACCGCATCGACGACCTCATCCGCATCGGCCACTCCGGCGTCGTCCTGCGCGGCGCGGGCAGCACCCGCACCAAGCTGTACGCGACGCGCAGCCTCACCGAACTCATCGGCGTCTACGGCTCCCGCTACGGCGGCGACAAGTCCAGCTGGTCCTGGGCGGGCGGCCTGATCTGGCTCTGCCCCGAGGACCGCTTCCGCACCCTCACCGACGCGATCAGGGCGAAGGCCTGGCCCTTCGAGGGCTGGACGGGCAACAAGCGCGACGAGTGGGACACGCTGACGGCGGTCGGGCCCGCCACCCGCGGCTCCTGGTCGGTGACCGTCGCGGACGCGTCCCGCCTCTCCCGGGGCGACCTGGTCCTCCTGCGCCTCGCCGACGACCCCGGCCACACCCTCCTCGAACACATGGCGGGCGGCGGCCCGGGCCCCGAGGCGTACTACTGGGACGACAAGACCAAGCTCACCTCGTACGTGCCCTACGAATGGCCCGTACGGATCGCCTCCGTGCACGGCCGCCGCGTCACCTTCGAACGCCCGCTCCCCCTCGACATACGCCCCGAGTGGGACCCCCGGCTGACCACGCACATCGGCGCGCTGACCGGCTCGGGCGTCGAGGCGCTGACCCTCGAAGCCGTCGAGACCCCGCAGTCGCAGCACCTCCTCGACAAGGGCTACAACGGCGTCGCGTTCCAGTGCGCGTACGACTGCTGGGCCGACGACGTCACCGTGCGCCACGTCGACAACGGCTTCGGCCTGGTCGCCGCGTCCGCGTGCACGCTGCGCCGCACGCGCGTCGCGGGCCGCGGCTCGCACCACCCGTACTTCTGCCGTGAGGGCTCCCACGACAACCTCGTCGAGTCGTTCACGATCGAGCAGCGCACCGTCCCCGCCCCCGCGGGCACGCAGCTGCACGGCATCAACGTCGAGGGCCTGTCGTCGTACAACGTGTGGTCGCGCGGCGAGATGGAGATGGGCACGTTCGACTCGCACCGCGGCATGCCCTTCGCGAACGTGCGCACGGACATCACGGTGAACAACAACGGCCGCCACGGAGGGGACGCCTCGGCGGGACCGCTCTTCGGGGCGCGCTTCACGCACTGGAACATCCGCGTCACGAACCAGCGCGCCGGTCTGATGCGCCTCGACGGACTCGCGCCGTACAGCGCGACCGTCGCCGTCAACACGGTCCGCGAGTTCGACCAGACCGACGTCCCGGACTTCACCGGGGATCTGCATGCGCGGCTGGAGCTCTACGGCGACGGGGTGTCGGACACGGTCCGGCCGCGGAACCTGTACGACGCGCAGCGGTCGTCGGTCGGTCGGTGA
- a CDS encoding MDR family MFS transporter, with translation MSVTALRRAAHESVSGLPRQFWWLWTSTLINRLGGFVLTFMALYLTTERHFSASYAGLVAALIGLGGMIASLLGGVLADRIGRRPTLLAAQLATAATVAVLAFVRDPAGIAVTGFLLGVASNASRPAVQAMMADLVAPKDRVRAFSLNYWAINLGFAVSSVYAGFLVAASYTAGFLLESAMTLACAVLVFVKVPESRPERAEPKPDAAPVADVTMLTVLRDGRYMLMVGLSFLISVVFTQSSSGLPIVMGQAGLSSSDVGLVAAVNGIVIVALQIPLTRFIEKRDAGRLLTVSSLLIGYGFALTAFAGSMAAYALIVVVWTLGEMVNAPTQSGLVARLAPTHGRGRYQGMYSMSWSVAALVAPLASGVTIDRFGAGWLWAGCAVIGTVAAAGYWILMRGLPADDQLITPVPSPEKAGAEPELTA, from the coding sequence ATGTCCGTCACCGCACTCAGACGGGCCGCACACGAGAGTGTGTCCGGTCTGCCGCGCCAGTTCTGGTGGCTGTGGACCAGCACCCTGATCAACCGCCTGGGCGGCTTCGTCCTCACGTTCATGGCGCTGTACCTGACCACCGAGCGCCACTTCTCCGCGTCGTACGCGGGTCTGGTCGCCGCGCTCATCGGGCTCGGCGGCATGATCGCGTCGCTGCTCGGCGGGGTGCTCGCGGACCGGATCGGGCGGCGCCCCACCCTCCTCGCCGCGCAGCTCGCGACCGCCGCGACCGTCGCCGTCCTCGCCTTCGTGCGCGACCCCGCCGGGATCGCGGTGACCGGCTTCCTGCTCGGCGTCGCCTCCAACGCGTCGCGTCCCGCCGTGCAGGCGATGATGGCCGACCTCGTCGCGCCGAAGGACCGCGTGCGGGCCTTCTCCCTCAACTACTGGGCCATCAACCTCGGCTTCGCCGTCTCCTCCGTCTACGCCGGTTTCCTCGTCGCCGCCAGCTACACCGCCGGCTTCCTCCTGGAGTCCGCGATGACGCTGGCCTGCGCGGTCCTGGTGTTCGTGAAGGTGCCCGAGTCGCGGCCCGAGCGGGCCGAGCCGAAGCCCGACGCGGCACCCGTCGCCGACGTGACCATGCTGACCGTCCTGCGCGACGGCCGGTACATGCTGATGGTGGGGCTGTCGTTCCTCATCTCCGTCGTCTTCACGCAGTCCTCGTCCGGGTTGCCCATCGTCATGGGGCAGGCGGGGCTGAGCAGTTCGGACGTCGGGCTCGTCGCCGCCGTCAACGGCATCGTCATCGTGGCGCTGCAGATCCCGCTGACCCGCTTCATCGAGAAGCGCGACGCGGGCCGGCTCCTGACGGTCTCCTCCCTCCTCATCGGCTACGGCTTCGCGCTCACCGCTTTCGCCGGGTCGATGGCCGCGTACGCCCTGATCGTCGTCGTGTGGACGCTCGGCGAGATGGTCAACGCGCCCACCCAGTCCGGCCTGGTGGCGCGGCTCGCCCCGACCCACGGGCGCGGCCGCTACCAGGGCATGTACTCCATGTCGTGGTCGGTGGCGGCCCTGGTCGCGCCGCTCGCGTCGGGCGTGACGATCGACCGGTTCGGCGCGGGGTGGCTGTGGGCGGGCTGCGCGGTGATCGGGACGGTCGCGGCGGCCGGGTACTGGATCCTGATGCGGGGGCTGCCCGCGGACGACCAGCTCATCACTCCCGTCCCCAGCCCCGAGAAGGCCGGGGCCGAGCCCGAACTCACCGCCTGA